The Thermocladium sp. ECH_B region TCGTTAAAATGCAATATTGCCATGTGGGGCATCCATAATTGTATTATATAGAACCGGCCTAGCCATTAATACTCCGCTTAACTGCGTTCCTGATTTCCTCCACCGCCTCAGGATTATCTAGTGCAGATACATCCCCCGGATTCTGGCCCAGGTAAATCGCTCGTATTATTCTTCGCATTATCTTCGCGTTCCGCGTCTTGGGGAGGGCCTTAACGAACACCACGTCGCGGGGCGTGAATGCCTTGCCCATGGCATCCCCCACCTCCCTCAATATTTTCCTCCTCAACTCATCTAATTCATTCCATTGGCGAGGAACGGCGAAGCACATCACTGCCTCTCCCTTTAACTCATCGGGTACTCCTATACATGCCGATTCAACGATGGCTGGATCGGAGTTAATTATGGTCTCGATCTCCGCTGGTCCCAATCTCTTCCCCGCTACCTTTATCGTGTCATCGATCCTCCCAACTATGTATATGTAGCCCTCCTCATCATACATCGCTCCATCGCCGTGACTCCACACTCCATCTATCTTTCTCCAATAGGTCTCCAAGTACCTCTCAGGATCGCGCCAGAATCCCCTCGTCATGCCGGGCCACACCGATAATATGGATAATTCCCCCTCGGTATTGGGCGGCACCTGTCTCCCCTCTGAATCTAGGATAGCCACGTTAATGCCTGGACTAGCTCCATTAAATGAGGATGGCTTTATCGGCTTCACTACGTAGCAGCCAACTATGCCGCCTGAAACCTCGGTGCCTCCACTATAATTAATTATGGGTGCCTCGCCTCGCCCAGCTTCATATAGCCATACCCAGCTCTCCAAGTCAATTGGTTCCCCGGTATTGCCGAATGCCTTAATGGGGCCCACGCTCGGCTTGGATCCCTCAGCCCTAAGTAGCCGTATCAATGTTGCTGAGAGGCCCAGTATATTGACGTTGTTCTCCTCAATGAATTCCCATAACCTATTCGGGCTTGGGTAATCCGGGACGCCCTCGAAGAGGGCTATGGATCCATGAAGCAAGTAACCGCCGAAAATCATCCATGGCCCCATCATCCAGCCCAAGTCGGTGACCCACATCAAGGTATCCCCCCTCTTCATGTCGAACTGGAAATATATATCGGCAGCCGCCTTTATGGGGAATCCATCATGCGTATGAACAGTTCCCTTCGGTTTCCCCGTGGTGCCGGAGGTGTAGAGTATCATTAATGGATCCTCAGCCCCGGTCTCCTCAACATGATCCCCGCCGGTCCTCATTACTTCCCCCATATCCACGTAATTATCTAATTGCTTCCCAGACCTATTCAGGATCACGACCTTAGCTGTGCTGGGGATGCCATTCTTGAGTTCCTCAATCATATCCACTTGCTTCCCCTTCCTAATGGAGGAGTCCGAGGCGAAGACGAATTTAGCTTCGGCATCCTCCAACCTAGTTCTTATTGCTCCCCTACCGAATCCGCTGAAGAGCGGCACCACTATTCCTCCGGCCCTTATTATTCCGAGGAATACAGGCACTATTTCCGGAATCATAGGCATATAGATGCCTACTCTATCTCCTCGCCTCAATCCATTCCTATGCAGCCAACTACTCACTGCCCTCGCCCTGTAGAGCACGTATGAGTAAGACCATTGAATCGAGTCGCCCGCTTCATTTCCCCACTTGACCAGGATATCGGATCCCTCCGGCAACTGATCAGCTATATTTAACCCGCCATTAATGAACCACTTGGCCCATGGCTTGCCCAGCGATAGGTCAAGCACCTTAGTATAGGGTCTGCTCCACCGTACTCCAATTATTCTCGTAAATGCTTCCCAGAACCACTCAGGCCTCTCGTGTGTCGATTTGATGAATTCATCGAGGCTCCCTTGTCCGTTCTCGTTCATGAATCTAGCCACATTACTTTCTGTCAAGTTATCTTTACTAGGCCTCCATATATTCATAATATATTATAGCAAATAACTCCTTTAAAATATTATGTTATTTTGTGGTAAAAACATATACCTCCACATCGCATAACTAGTTATCCTCCAATGGTGGATGAGCGATGTGCGTAATGAATGGTTTCCCCGCATGAATCCTCGGCGGCCTAGTCTAAGTTGCGTAACCTTTTTAAGGCCTTCATTAGGACTTGATTAATTATATCAAGTGTAGCAAGAAATCCTCTCCTCATTATAAGTATGGNGCCTCTCTTAAAAGATAATGGTAAGTATTTATGGCTGTGTTTCACTAGAAACAATAAGTATTTATACTGGTTTGTTATGTAGTTTTTCAAGATAAGTATGGCAGTGCAGAGAACGTATGAATTAACCCCGGCCGAAATAGAGAGGGAGTTAACGGAGAGACAGATCCAGATACTCCAGTACCTACTAAAGAGGGCTCAACCCCTCAAGGTATATACGGTGTATGCGGATCAAGATGAAATAGCGAGGGACCTAGGCATGACCAGGCAAGCCCTCAGCGTTCATTTAAAGAAGTTGAAGGACCTGGGGCTGATACGGACGGGAAGGGAATTCGTCGACATAACTGAGAAGACTCTAAAGGTGCTTAAGCTAAGCACGGCGGAGGCCGTGGTCATGATAAAGGCCACGCCGAAATATAGGCCTCAAGTCTATGAGAAGGTCAAGGAGTTACCCGTTGAGAAGGCCTATAGGGTCTCAGGCGAGTATGACTTAATACTAATAACTAGGGAGGCGCATGTGAATGACTTGCTGCGAGTGCTGAGCACAATGGAGGGAGTGGAGGACACGAAGACCTTCATATCGCTTGAAGTAATAAAGGAGTAGGGGCAACTTTAAAACCTCATTATATTAAGCCAACGTAAATGAATGCTGGGGATATTGAGTCACGTGCCTTAATTTACATCAGAAATGTCGAGCAAGCACTAAATCAATTAGGGGCAATCAACAATGAGGAAGCACGCAACGTTATAGATGCCGCACGTGCTTACTTGAAGGATAGCAAGCATTATTTTAAGGTTGGCGATTATGCCACGGCAATCTCAACAGCCTCCTATGCGGAGGGATTATTAGATGCATTGAGGATGCTCGGGATAATAGATGTGAAGTGGCTGCTTCCCAATCAGCTCACTGGACTAGCTAAGTCCAAGGTTTTCGTGGCGGGCACGTTTGACTTGCTTCATCCAG contains the following coding sequences:
- a CDS encoding AMP-dependent synthetase — protein: MNIWRPSKDNLTESNVARFMNENGQGSLDEFIKSTHERPEWFWEAFTRIIGVRWSRPYTKVLDLSLGKPWAKWFINGGLNIADQLPEGSDILVKWGNEAGDSIQWSYSYVLYRARAVSSWLHRNGLRRGDRVGIYMPMIPEIVPVFLGIIRAGGIVVPLFSGFGRGAIRTRLEDAEAKFVFASDSSIRKGKQVDMIEELKNGIPSTAKVVILNRSGKQLDNYVDMGEVMRTGGDHVEETGAEDPLMILYTSGTTGKPKGTVHTHDGFPIKAAADIYFQFDMKRGDTLMWVTDLGWMMGPWMIFGGYLLHGSIALFEGVPDYPSPNRLWEFIEENNVNILGLSATLIRLLRAEGSKPSVGPIKAFGNTGEPIDLESWVWLYEAGRGEAPIINYSGGTEVSGGIVGCYVVKPIKPSSFNGASPGINVAILDSEGRQVPPNTEGELSILSVWPGMTRGFWRDPERYLETYWRKIDGVWSHGDGAMYDEEGYIYIVGRIDDTIKVAGKRLGPAEIETIINSDPAIVESACIGVPDELKGEAVMCFAVPRQWNELDELRRKILREVGDAMGKAFTPRDVVFVKALPKTRNAKIMRRIIRAIYLGQNPGDVSALDNPEAVEEIRNAVKRSING
- a CDS encoding AsnC family transcriptional regulator — translated: MAVQRTYELTPAEIERELTERQIQILQYLLKRAQPLKVYTVYADQDEIARDLGMTRQALSVHLKKLKDLGLIRTGREFVDITEKTLKVLKLSTAEAVVMIKATPKYRPQVYEKVKELPVEKAYRVSGEYDLILITREAHVNDLLRVLSTMEGVEDTKTFISLEVIKE